Proteins from one Prevotella sp. E2-28 genomic window:
- a CDS encoding AraC family transcriptional regulator, giving the protein MIEEAYYYWGISATIYIVTCYIFSAVRWFHTCDKPKESHAYIWPDRKMQAITYLLATVLIPYALNPLDENAWLLWKCYFPVTYYFYCGMMLFCFFGSVKQWSQWKVVTWFVGAVVALTMIPLIINAWIPGCILHPSQWGGQFYQYIVIAISVLMIFYCAVAMWQVWRWMRQASDENYSNPEDFPNTYAHRVWLAPVVFTPFLWAGFITDSPTVMAWMNLALSIMNIILLITVIPAWRRADIIPGREEEDATVICDDTCDNVMDDRINKIAVFIDEYVNQQQAFLNPHLKIENVVNGCGYSRTYVSKTFQEYYGGFFNYVNGLRLAYYDQYAAAHPAITKEATAQASGFTSYQSYYKVRERMKDMKKSAPTS; this is encoded by the coding sequence ATGATCGAAGAGGCATACTACTACTGGGGCATATCTGCTACCATTTATATTGTAACATGCTACATTTTCTCCGCCGTGAGGTGGTTTCACACATGCGATAAACCTAAGGAATCACATGCTTATATATGGCCTGACCGCAAGATGCAAGCAATCACATATTTGCTTGCTACTGTTCTTATACCCTATGCATTAAATCCCCTCGACGAGAACGCATGGTTGCTGTGGAAATGCTATTTCCCCGTAACCTATTATTTCTATTGCGGCATGATGCTGTTTTGTTTCTTCGGAAGCGTGAAGCAATGGAGCCAATGGAAAGTCGTGACATGGTTTGTTGGTGCCGTAGTGGCATTGACAATGATTCCATTAATTATCAATGCCTGGATCCCAGGCTGTATATTACACCCATCCCAATGGGGCGGCCAATTCTATCAATATATAGTAATAGCCATTAGCGTGTTGATGATATTCTACTGCGCCGTGGCCATGTGGCAGGTATGGCGCTGGATGCGCCAGGCAAGTGACGAAAACTACTCTAACCCCGAAGATTTCCCTAACACCTATGCTCACCGTGTATGGTTGGCTCCTGTAGTCTTCACACCATTTCTCTGGGCAGGCTTTATCACAGACAGCCCAACGGTAATGGCGTGGATGAATCTTGCCTTATCTATCATGAACATCATATTGCTCATCACGGTGATTCCTGCCTGGCGCAGAGCAGACATCATACCTGGAAGAGAAGAGGAAGATGCTACAGTAATCTGTGATGACACCTGTGACAACGTCATGGATGACCGCATCAATAAGATTGCCGTATTCATTGACGAATACGTCAACCAGCAACAAGCATTCTTGAATCCCCACCTGAAGATTGAAAACGTGGTAAACGGTTGTGGTTATAGCCGCACTTACGTGTCAAAGACATTCCAAGAATATTATGGCGGTTTCTTCAATTACGTAAACGGCCTGCGACTAGCCTATTACGACCAATATGCTGCTGCCCACCCCGCCATCACAAAAGAAGCGACAGCCCAAGCTTCTGGATTCACCAGTTATCAATCCTACTACAAAGTCAGAGAACGAATGAAGGATATGAAAAAATCCGCCCCAACATCCTAA
- a CDS encoding LamG domain-containing protein, which yields MEIRKSLFNWLHMPFGKSVMSWVTIMLFSFLGVQTAMADSWPQYITDIIVLGGSASEVESYRTKYEGQGYTVIRFDLNDGAGGDYIWLAYKKGERNSTNGGYITDLALSYNQHGSTASWGGRTYYRAPYDGGSHFKNINGNLNSNVSGSDIHLFYTRANFSDKRAVSSITVNNSSSGAVGWDCGSTAADMNKGAGGKYIYLHLSTTTKTNRPKTDVEVYSNLTYDCRDQKLIKTNGSTDTGTLMYRLGSGSWTSNPDQITAKTPGTYTVYYYVQGNNYGNDSQTKSQKVTLSKGDEYPTPKNFGVANQNTYSKKVTLSWEPQTTSNTKTNGKWYIYRNGQKLDEVAYKSSKITYTDDLKDIAYNTSLKYTVAFAADSWYLTTPADALGYTAECVYDFKSAFAFGTLTAKEENGQIKLNWSHSYILDASGTKIYTVYIQRANAPKVGKQPEWVDIDHVDVKSDKTSTGSYVDKSTLQSNHTYWYRLKLDVEDETKYCTQATIRLNGSTITGFSASRGNYNNAVKLQWTVNQVGNSTTYFTIQRRPLGSTKDSDWTDIYTTSGTAADYSYEDQTALPGSYNQYRVLLREYDDSNNLSESDNSMTDGFSVATGVVSGRVSFGSGTAVQDVKITMRASNAEGEKESNFRSLQLMGNETGIQCMASEDKLNEMLNGSFSAQMYVKASNYSGGMTQNGTTYQLLNIKNVFIVNLKYDSTNQRYQVGASVNGTQYWSADSIGANDWNQLSVVYDNKTVTFYVVNTKEELKDSKLTVVQPSWKRSGSTAKLTLGNNTTFSATNFKGQLDEFRFFTKALTKDEILKNYNHTLAGSEKELAIYWPMDEGIENGQPVAYDFSKQNGISNGNHGEVNGTVLSQANVPDEEQLSLMAYTDGDGNYTIRGVGFSGEGTSYVISPSLGVHQFSPANKSRFINLNSLVHSGVDFEDISSFPVSGTVFFEHTSIPVADAYLYVDGVMASKDGEPVMTDANGNFLIDVPIGDHFVQVKKNGHTFLNGGRYPNDPNNVGTRVSFDGAVENLTFYDNTLVMVAGRVAGGDIEYEKPLGLYQGVNNIGQATLRLSLENENIGQLNVADPDPNSTVSSTDPNPNDRIFDTQFGTASVPGMKNYITVTTDAATGEWAALLPPLRYVIKELSIPSNNKITKSDFSLPTIDASNPSIVYSDSVENGTDGYVRFEYQASAKLEYRSESTIELKEHENGAFGIESLKVKDLNGKEHDVKIFTEKGDGSIDYAFDYPVYKELDTYTYDLYACERYENKDDAQNIVVDEVPLAGSKVTIKNQYASTTSVLFSGEVHEMKDDVLELDSAGRATYQFTVGYPNIQQPYTRGLSITYEIGGIEKSWSGNGTFKAIVLGGLPTGNNFVTEGPDEILMVLRDPPGTGSSATWSKGSSVATSKSRTVEPHSETSINTTIYAGVEQATAEGIGFMVIQDLESKVNIEAGAEINAKWANTAGTTTTVTATRDISTSGESDFVGAVGDVFIGSSKNIIFGACNSVDIRWDEVNNKPNLSMEEALATGDQFTTGFAYTQNYITGVLIPNFISLRNGLLRKVSNISSVARPKKGEDPIYVTTLSEDDENFGTSNNDEDVWGDDAVTFDKLKDGVYAGPSYTMILPEDYEKNNYQDKVNFYNLQISKWENELRKNEEAKVTAIQNSSKYLKENHSFDAGSSITVTTTNEKTKTTKNEEEQEINAIIGLETGFRFTGVGLGVHVEEKIGVTITEEQEKEETTTLTTTYSLVEDGDDDYLTVDVFDAPDGFGPIFYTRGGATCCPYEDEVVTEYYKPGTVISEKTVQIEKPEIEAQSQLITGIPAGGKGTLTMAIRNNSDTKEDCWYNINVVPESNPDGLVVLMDGLNVTTGRAIMVRAGETMYKTFTVEQSNPDVLNYKNVKVRIASQCQPDDTGVFPEIADTTEFSVFFQPACSDIKLASTHTLVNTDTETAVKLSISGYNYSMASLQGIRLQYKSLNDADFTTLQEYAKDADRVAKDKNLLLLPALEGTNTLDYIVDLRDKTRFSDKSYVFRAVTVCLQGGVEVNNESDEITITRDMSRPMLIATPTPSGGVLGIGDDLMVTFNEDIQGSILNSNDNFTVAGILNESEVTHDVALSLTGDNAVKTETTMDLNGKSFSTSMWVNYSNDGRLLQHGTNDNHFTVSIENGKLVVAVNNSKATSTVALPKDKWMYLNVSYDAENGTVSAGYAQDASTVSLITKEEVGTYQGNGPVALGGNNLTAKVQELAIWNDSRSMAQAQADMYTTKSQYTSGLLGYWPLDEGHGDVATDKARSRSMTLPSTNAWWINGDNYAVVLDGTKAATADISTLNTTDSEDYLVEAWFKADAEQNGVASVLSTQVMDLRLNAKGEMEIELSGSTAEVVNKDLRDGQWHHVALNVLKGTNGSGIIYVDGQQCKTLAASTMPALYGDKLMLGAHRKSIDGQGLYTYDQMLKGAIDEVRIWKGRRTADVIKNNMYARVKADEAGLVAYYPMERISLDEYRQLVTTSTLASAAGEAAELSFFTTGAASTTGTTSKDNTAALKQAPTLTNVQFNFVASERQIKVNLTEQPYKLEGCNVSVTIKNVKDVHGNACDPITWSVYVQQNNLKWQEQEIAVTKAGNEEKTFTATIENRGSQTETWSLSGMPEWLSTDELGSTLSPLTSKTLAFTVSDGLPIGTYETTVYLTGSQSIATPLNITVVSEGEAPNWVATPGENTMTVVGVLTIDGVQSSDTKDMVAAFRGTECVGVAQPKYFSRYDAYMVMMTVYGKDEAALTYKAYDASTGTIYPSVSVSNASANTFVADKSVGTLNTPVVFVPLNEIEQDLSLDRAGWKWFSLYAQPKDNKPSVVFKDVKDAIQTLTDGTNTLIKWNGGLTSFAYNKMYKLNATSAFVETMVGEPTVAADVDITLNSGWNWIGYPCQAANSLNAAFASAEPQDGDIVKNQTAFAIYTEGEWVGSLTSVQPGDGYMYSNTAAKKTFNFPKPAVSGKRSANITSNLSLLTSNFKDNMTMIAVVMNGDEIVENAEVSVFAGAELCGLSTATVNGKHFLTIGGEGAEQLTYVVKTAEGEYLLQQSDIFQKDVMKGSMAQPYVLQLAETTAIDMAQMSNIKSIQLIDASGRTIGTSEKLYTKDDLKQLPAGVYFQQVTLKNGQTRVQKMTR from the coding sequence ATGGAAATAAGAAAATCTTTATTCAACTGGCTGCACATGCCATTTGGAAAGAGTGTGATGTCGTGGGTGACTATCATGCTATTTTCATTTCTAGGTGTGCAGACAGCAATGGCTGATTCGTGGCCCCAGTATATCACGGATATCATTGTACTTGGTGGTTCGGCATCAGAGGTGGAATCCTACCGAACAAAATATGAGGGGCAGGGTTACACTGTTATCAGGTTTGACCTGAATGATGGTGCCGGTGGCGACTACATCTGGCTGGCCTATAAAAAGGGCGAGCGTAATAGTACCAATGGTGGGTATATTACCGACCTGGCTCTGAGTTATAATCAGCATGGCTCTACTGCTTCATGGGGAGGCCGTACCTATTATCGTGCACCTTATGATGGTGGTTCTCACTTTAAGAACATCAATGGTAACCTGAACAGTAATGTTTCGGGTTCTGACATCCATCTGTTCTATACGAGAGCCAACTTCAGTGACAAGCGTGCCGTCAGTTCTATCACTGTCAATAATAGCAGCAGTGGTGCTGTGGGTTGGGATTGTGGTAGTACGGCTGCTGACATGAACAAGGGCGCTGGTGGTAAATATATTTACCTGCACCTTTCTACGACAACAAAGACTAACCGTCCGAAGACGGATGTTGAGGTGTATAGTAATCTGACTTACGACTGCCGTGACCAGAAACTCATTAAAACAAACGGTTCAACAGATACTGGTACATTGATGTATCGTCTGGGCAGTGGTTCGTGGACCTCAAACCCCGATCAGATTACCGCTAAGACCCCAGGAACATATACCGTTTATTATTATGTTCAGGGAAACAACTATGGTAATGATTCGCAGACGAAATCACAGAAGGTAACCCTTTCAAAGGGTGATGAATATCCTACACCTAAGAACTTCGGTGTGGCCAACCAGAATACTTATTCTAAGAAGGTCACCCTGTCATGGGAACCACAGACCACATCAAATACAAAGACCAATGGTAAGTGGTATATTTATCGTAATGGCCAGAAACTGGATGAGGTGGCTTACAAATCGTCAAAGATTACCTATACGGATGACTTGAAGGATATTGCTTACAATACCAGTTTGAAATATACGGTAGCCTTTGCTGCCGATTCGTGGTATCTGACTACACCTGCCGATGCCTTGGGTTATACGGCAGAATGTGTTTATGACTTTAAGAGTGCTTTTGCTTTCGGTACATTGACAGCCAAGGAGGAAAACGGACAGATAAAACTGAATTGGAGCCATAGTTACATCCTGGATGCCAGCGGTACCAAGATTTACACAGTCTATATCCAGCGAGCTAACGCCCCCAAGGTGGGTAAGCAGCCAGAGTGGGTTGATATTGATCATGTGGACGTTAAGAGTGACAAGACATCTACTGGCAGTTATGTGGATAAATCTACACTCCAGTCTAATCATACCTATTGGTATCGCCTGAAGTTGGATGTGGAAGATGAAACTAAGTATTGTACACAGGCTACTATCCGTTTGAATGGTTCAACCATTACGGGATTCTCTGCTTCACGTGGTAACTATAACAATGCCGTGAAACTGCAATGGACGGTGAATCAGGTGGGTAACTCTACTACTTATTTCACTATACAGCGTCGTCCTCTGGGTAGCACAAAGGATAGTGACTGGACTGACATCTATACCACTAGCGGTACTGCTGCTGACTATAGCTATGAGGACCAGACCGCTCTGCCCGGTTCGTACAACCAGTATCGTGTATTGCTCCGTGAGTATGATGACTCAAATAACTTGAGTGAGAGCGACAACAGCATGACTGATGGCTTCTCTGTGGCAACAGGTGTGGTAAGTGGTCGTGTAAGCTTTGGTTCTGGCACTGCTGTTCAGGACGTGAAAATTACTATGCGCGCCAGCAATGCCGAAGGTGAGAAAGAGAGCAACTTCCGTTCACTGCAACTGATGGGTAACGAGACCGGTATTCAGTGTATGGCAAGCGAAGATAAACTGAATGAGATGCTGAATGGCAGCTTCAGTGCCCAGATGTATGTGAAAGCCAGCAACTATAGCGGTGGTATGACGCAGAATGGTACTACCTATCAGTTGCTGAATATTAAGAACGTATTCATTGTAAATCTTAAATACGATTCTACCAACCAGCGCTATCAGGTTGGTGCTAGTGTCAATGGCACGCAGTATTGGTCTGCCGATTCTATTGGTGCCAACGACTGGAACCAGTTGAGCGTTGTTTATGACAACAAGACTGTGACATTCTATGTGGTAAATACTAAGGAAGAACTGAAGGACAGTAAGCTTACCGTTGTTCAACCTAGTTGGAAACGCAGTGGCTCTACTGCAAAATTGACTCTGGGTAATAATACAACCTTCTCTGCTACGAATTTCAAAGGACAGTTGGATGAGTTCCGTTTCTTCACAAAAGCTTTGACGAAGGATGAGATTCTGAAGAACTACAACCATACATTGGCGGGCTCAGAAAAGGAACTGGCTATTTACTGGCCTATGGACGAGGGTATCGAGAATGGTCAGCCCGTAGCTTATGACTTCAGTAAGCAAAACGGTATTAGCAACGGTAATCATGGTGAAGTAAATGGTACCGTTCTGTCACAGGCCAATGTACCCGACGAGGAGCAGTTAAGCCTGATGGCCTATACCGATGGTGATGGTAACTATACTATCCGTGGCGTGGGCTTCTCTGGTGAAGGTACCAGTTACGTGATTTCTCCGTCACTGGGCGTACATCAGTTCTCGCCTGCCAACAAGAGCCGTTTCATCAACCTGAACTCACTCGTTCATTCTGGTGTGGACTTCGAGGATATCAGCTCATTCCCTGTAAGTGGTACTGTTTTCTTCGAGCATACCAGCATTCCTGTTGCTGATGCTTATCTGTACGTTGACGGTGTGATGGCATCAAAGGACGGCGAGCCTGTGATGACTGATGCCAATGGTAACTTCTTGATTGATGTGCCCATTGGTGACCACTTTGTACAGGTAAAGAAGAATGGTCATACATTCCTGAATGGAGGTCGTTATCCAAACGATCCTAATAATGTAGGTACGCGCGTATCTTTCGATGGCGCTGTAGAGAACCTGACCTTCTATGATAACACTTTGGTGATGGTGGCAGGTCGTGTAGCAGGTGGTGATATTGAATATGAGAAGCCACTGGGTCTCTATCAGGGCGTAAATAATATCGGTCAGGCAACCTTGCGTCTGAGTCTTGAGAATGAGAACATCGGACAGTTGAACGTTGCTGATCCAGATCCTAACAGTACCGTTTCAAGTACTGATCCTAACCCCAATGACCGCATCTTTGATACACAGTTTGGTACGGCTTCTGTTCCTGGAATGAAGAACTACATCACTGTAACAACTGATGCTGCTACGGGTGAGTGGGCTGCTTTGTTGCCCCCATTGCGTTATGTCATCAAGGAGTTGAGCATTCCTTCTAACAATAAGATTACGAAGAGCGACTTCTCACTGCCTACCATTGATGCCAGCAACCCCAGCATCGTTTATTCTGACTCTGTAGAAAACGGTACTGATGGCTATGTAAGGTTTGAATATCAGGCCAGTGCTAAGTTGGAGTATCGTTCTGAATCTACTATCGAGTTGAAGGAACATGAGAATGGTGCCTTTGGTATTGAAAGTCTTAAAGTGAAAGACTTGAATGGCAAGGAGCATGATGTGAAGATCTTTACCGAGAAGGGTGATGGTAGCATTGACTATGCTTTCGATTATCCCGTTTATAAAGAACTCGATACTTATACCTACGATCTCTACGCTTGCGAACGTTATGAGAACAAGGATGATGCACAGAATATCGTAGTGGACGAGGTACCTCTCGCAGGCAGCAAGGTAACTATTAAGAACCAATACGCTTCTACCACCTCTGTTCTGTTTAGCGGTGAGGTACACGAAATGAAGGACGATGTACTGGAACTCGATTCTGCCGGTCGTGCTACTTATCAGTTCACTGTAGGTTATCCTAACATTCAGCAGCCTTATACACGTGGTCTGTCAATTACGTATGAGATTGGCGGTATCGAGAAGAGCTGGAGTGGTAATGGCACATTCAAGGCCATCGTATTGGGCGGTCTGCCTACTGGTAACAACTTCGTAACTGAAGGACCTGATGAAATTCTGATGGTGCTGCGCGATCCTCCTGGAACAGGTTCTTCTGCAACATGGAGCAAGGGCTCTTCTGTAGCGACATCTAAGAGCCGTACCGTAGAACCTCACTCTGAGACCTCTATCAATACAACCATCTATGCTGGCGTAGAGCAGGCAACTGCCGAGGGTATTGGCTTCATGGTGATTCAGGATCTGGAGAGTAAGGTGAATATTGAGGCTGGTGCAGAGATTAATGCCAAGTGGGCTAACACCGCTGGTACCACAACAACAGTAACTGCTACCCGTGATATCTCTACCAGTGGCGAGTCTGACTTTGTTGGTGCCGTTGGTGACGTGTTCATCGGTTCTTCAAAGAATATTATCTTTGGTGCTTGTAACTCTGTTGACATTCGCTGGGATGAGGTGAATAATAAGCCAAATCTGAGCATGGAAGAGGCACTTGCTACTGGTGATCAGTTTACAACTGGTTTTGCTTATACACAGAATTATATTACAGGTGTTCTGATTCCTAATTTCATCAGCCTGCGTAATGGTTTGCTCCGTAAGGTCAGCAACATCTCAAGTGTTGCACGTCCTAAGAAGGGTGAAGATCCTATCTACGTGACTACACTGAGTGAAGATGATGAGAACTTCGGAACAAGTAATAATGATGAAGATGTATGGGGCGATGACGCTGTTACGTTTGATAAACTGAAGGATGGCGTCTATGCTGGTCCTTCTTATACGATGATTCTGCCTGAGGATTACGAGAAGAATAACTACCAGGATAAGGTGAACTTCTATAACCTGCAGATCTCTAAGTGGGAGAATGAGCTTCGCAAGAATGAGGAGGCTAAGGTAACCGCTATCCAGAACAGCTCTAAGTATCTGAAGGAGAACCATTCGTTCGACGCTGGCTCATCAATCACAGTGACCACCACCAATGAGAAGACTAAGACTACTAAGAACGAGGAAGAACAGGAAATCAATGCTATCATTGGTTTGGAGACTGGATTCCGCTTTACTGGTGTAGGCTTGGGCGTACATGTTGAGGAAAAGATTGGTGTGACCATTACTGAGGAACAGGAGAAAGAGGAGACAACAACACTGACTACCACCTATTCACTTGTTGAGGATGGTGATGATGACTATCTGACAGTTGACGTGTTTGATGCTCCTGATGGCTTCGGTCCGATCTTCTATACTCGTGGCGGTGCAACTTGCTGTCCTTATGAGGATGAGGTTGTTACTGAGTATTACAAGCCCGGAACCGTGATCTCTGAGAAGACCGTGCAGATTGAGAAGCCTGAGATTGAAGCTCAGTCACAGCTCATCACAGGTATTCCTGCAGGTGGAAAGGGTACACTGACCATGGCTATCCGCAATAATTCGGATACGAAGGAGGACTGCTGGTATAATATTAATGTAGTACCTGAGTCTAACCCCGATGGTTTGGTAGTATTGATGGACGGTCTGAATGTTACCACAGGACGTGCTATCATGGTACGTGCTGGTGAGACTATGTACAAGACCTTCACCGTTGAGCAGTCAAATCCTGACGTCTTGAACTATAAGAATGTGAAGGTACGTATCGCTTCACAGTGTCAGCCTGATGATACTGGTGTATTCCCCGAGATCGCCGATACAACGGAGTTCTCAGTGTTCTTCCAGCCTGCTTGCTCTGATATCAAGTTGGCCTCTACACACACTTTGGTGAATACCGATACTGAGACAGCTGTGAAACTGAGCATCAGCGGTTATAACTACTCTATGGCTTCTTTGCAAGGCATCCGTTTGCAGTATAAGTCTCTGAACGATGCTGACTTTACCACACTGCAGGAATATGCTAAGGATGCAGACCGTGTAGCTAAGGATAAGAACTTGCTGCTGTTGCCTGCTCTTGAGGGCACTAACACACTTGACTATATTGTTGACCTTCGCGATAAGACTCGTTTCTCTGACAAGTCGTATGTGTTCCGTGCAGTAACTGTATGCTTGCAGGGTGGCGTGGAAGTAAATAATGAGAGTGACGAGATTACCATTACACGTGATATGTCTCGTCCAATGTTGATTGCTACGCCTACACCATCAGGTGGCGTATTGGGCATCGGTGATGACCTCATGGTTACTTTCAACGAGGATATCCAGGGTTCTATTCTGAATAGCAACGATAACTTCACTGTTGCTGGTATACTGAATGAGTCAGAGGTTACTCATGACGTGGCTCTGAGCCTGACAGGCGATAATGCCGTTAAGACAGAGACTACGATGGACCTCAACGGAAAGTCGTTCAGCACAAGCATGTGGGTGAACTACAGTAATGACGGTCGTCTGTTGCAGCATGGCACTAATGATAACCACTTCACTGTTAGCATAGAGAATGGAAAACTGGTAGTTGCTGTCAATAACAGCAAGGCTACTTCTACTGTGGCTCTGCCTAAGGATAAGTGGATGTATCTGAACGTGAGCTACGATGCTGAGAATGGTACCGTTAGCGCAGGTTATGCTCAGGATGCTTCAACTGTTTCACTGATCACTAAGGAGGAGGTTGGAACTTATCAGGGCAATGGTCCTGTTGCTCTGGGTGGTAATAACCTGACTGCAAAGGTTCAGGAACTGGCTATCTGGAACGATAGTCGTTCTATGGCTCAGGCTCAGGCTGACATGTACACCACAAAGAGCCAATATACTAGCGGACTTCTGGGCTACTGGCCTTTGGATGAGGGTCATGGTGATGTAGCTACTGATAAGGCTCGTAGTCGCAGCATGACTCTGCCTAGCACAAATGCTTGGTGGATCAATGGTGACAACTATGCTGTTGTACTTGATGGTACTAAGGCTGCTACTGCAGATATCTCAACTCTGAACACGACAGATTCTGAGGATTACCTTGTTGAGGCTTGGTTCAAGGCTGATGCTGAGCAGAATGGCGTAGCTTCAGTGCTGAGCACACAGGTAATGGATCTGCGTCTGAATGCAAAGGGCGAGATGGAAATCGAGCTCAGTGGTTCTACCGCTGAGGTGGTGAACAAAGACCTGCGCGACGGTCAGTGGCACCATGTAGCTCTGAACGTGCTGAAGGGCACTAACGGTTCAGGTATTATCTACGTTGACGGACAGCAGTGTAAGACACTTGCCGCTTCAACGATGCCAGCTCTGTATGGTGATAAACTGATGCTGGGTGCTCATCGCAAGAGCATTGACGGTCAGGGTCTCTATACTTACGACCAGATGCTGAAGGGTGCCATCGATGAGGTACGTATCTGGAAGGGACGTCGTACTGCTGATGTGATTAAGAATAATATGTACGCACGTGTAAAGGCCGATGAGGCTGGTCTGGTGGCTTACTATCCTATGGAGCGCATCTCTCTGGATGAATACCGTCAGCTCGTTACCACCAGTACGCTGGCAAGCGCTGCAGGCGAGGCTGCCGAACTGAGCTTCTTTACTACTGGTGCTGCATCAACTACAGGTACTACCAGCAAGGATAATACCGCAGCTCTGAAGCAGGCTCCTACGCTGACGAATGTTCAGTTCAACTTCGTGGCTAGTGAGCGTCAGATCAAGGTGAACCTGACAGAGCAGCCCTACAAGTTGGAAGGTTGCAATGTCTCTGTAACGATTAAGAATGTGAAAGACGTTCATGGTAATGCCTGCGACCCAATTACTTGGAGTGTATATGTACAGCAGAACAACCTGAAGTGGCAGGAACAGGAAATTGCGGTAACCAAGGCTGGTAATGAGGAAAAGACCTTCACGGCTACTATTGAGAACCGCGGTTCACAGACTGAGACCTGGAGCTTGAGTGGTATGCCTGAATGGCTCTCTACCGATGAGCTGGGTAGCACCTTGTCACCTCTGACTTCAAAGACCTTGGCATTCACAGTTTCTGATGGTCTGCCCATCGGTACTTACGAGACCACCGTTTATCTGACTGGTTCTCAGAGTATCGCAACTCCTCTGAATATCACCGTTGTATCTGAAGGCGAGGCTCCCAACTGGGTTGCTACTCCTGGCGAGAACACGATGACCGTAGTCGGCGTGCTGACCATCGACGGCGTACAGAGCAGTGATACAAAGGATATGGTAGCCGCCTTCCGTGGTACGGAGTGTGTTGGCGTAGCCCAGCCTAAGTACTTCAGCCGCTACGATGCCTACATGGTGATGATGACCGTTTACGGTAAGGATGAGGCAGCCCTGACCTATAAGGCTTACGATGCTTCTACAGGCACCATCTATCCTTCAGTGAGCGTCAGCAACGCAAGCGCCAATACCTTCGTTGCCGATAAGTCAGTAGGCACACTGAATACACCTGTGGTGTTCGTTCCCCTGAACGAGATTGAGCAGGATCTGTCACTCGACCGCGCTGGCTGGAAGTGGTTCTCACTGTATGCACAGCCAAAGGATAACAAGCCTAGCGTAGTGTTCAAGGATGTGAAGGATGCAATCCAGACCCTGACCGACGGTACAAACACGCTGATTAAGTGGAACGGTGGTTTGACAAGCTTCGCTTACAACAAGATGTACAAGCTGAACGCTACCTCTGCCTTCGTAGAGACAATGGTAGGTGAGCCTACAGTAGCCGCTGATGTTGACATCACCCTGAATAGTGGCTGGAACTGGATCGGTTATCCTTGTCAGGCTGCAAACTCTCTGAATGCTGCCTTCGCTAGCGCAGAGCCTCAGGATGGTGATATCGTGAAGAACCAGACTGCCTTCGCTATCTACACCGAGGGCGAATGGGTCGGCTCTCTGACCTCTGTACAGCCTGGTGACGGTTATATGTATAGCAATACCGCAGCTAAGAAGACGTTCAACTTCCCGAAGCCTGCCGTAAGCGGTAAGCGTAGCGCTAATATCACCTCTAACCTCTCACTCCTCACCTCAAACTTCAAGGACAACATGACGATGATTGCTGTTGTGATGAATGGTGACGAGATTGTAGAGAATGCTGAGGTAAGCGTATTCGCAGGTGCTGAGCTTTGCGGATTGTCAACAGCAACCGTAAACGGTAAACACTTCCTGACCATCGGTGGTGAGGGCGCTGAGCAGCTGACCTACGTGGTGAAGACCGCTGAAGGTGAGTACCTGTTGCAGCAGAGTGACATCTTCCAGAAGGATGTGATGAAGGGCTCAATGGCTCAGCCTTACGTGCTGCAGCTGGCAGAGACCACGGCTATCGACATGGCACAGATGTCAAATATCAAGAGCATCCAGCTGATTGACGCTAGTGGCCGTACGATAGGTACGAGCGAGAAGCTTTATACAAAGGACGACCTGAAGCAGCTGCCCGCTGGTGTTTACTTCCAGCAGGTAACATTGAAGAACGGTCAGACCCGCGTACAGAAGATGACTCGATAA